The Planctomycetia bacterium genomic sequence CGATCAATTTCCTGAGCGTCGACGCGCCGGTCAGCGGGAATCTGGATGTGATTATTCGGCTCTCCAGTAACGGAGTGCAGGCGACCTACTCGGGCGAAGTCGGCGAAACCGGCGACCCGAGCGAATTGTACGCCCCCTACTTGGAATTCGATGTCGAAGACGGATTCAACTTCGCCGACGTCAACAGTTTCGAATTCGTCTTCAACTCCGCCGGCCAGGTCGACGTCGATTTCGTCGTCGATCAAATCTGGACCGTCGTGCCAGAACCGAGCACCTGGGCGCTGGGCCTGCTCTCGCTTGTCGGCATTGCGATCGCACGGCGTGTTCGCCGGTAGTTGGCGTGCGAGATTCGTTGCGTTGGCCGTTAGGTCGCCCGACTGGTCCTCACGATGCTGGGGAGACCTGCGAATTGCACGCCGTTTCATCCGGCGTTCCCGATCGCTTTGCCCGCAATCCTTACGGCGAGAATCGAAGGACAGTTTGCAGCCGGTCGAAATCATCGTCGCGCGTGGCAATGCAACGAATTCCAAGCGAATTCATTGTCGCCGCGATCAGAGCGTCGTTCGTTAGCAGGCCATGAGATTGGCTCAGTTCCGTAGCTCGAATGACCAACTGTTCGCCGGTCGGAGCAATCTGGATATTGAGCTTGGGAATCATGCGTACGGCGTCCGCGAATTTTCGCAAAGTCTTTATTTCGGTGGCGCTTTTCCGTAGCCGCTGAGCGATTCCGGCGACCGGCCAACCGTAGACTTCACAGGCCTCGATCGTCATCAGACGATGCGACACTTCGGCAAGCACTGCCGACGAAGTTACTCCCATCACGTCCTGCCGCTCGATCCTCTCCAAGAACTCAATACATGCAGTCGCGTAAACTGGGTGTGCGCTCAACCCATAGATAAAGATGTTCGCGTCAACGAATACCGAATCGCCAGGCGGAATATCCGCAAGTGCTAGTGACATTCGGGCAACCCAAATTCAGGGTCGAGCGCGATCTGATCCAGTGATTCCGTGGTTCCCGTCCAGTGAATCAGACCCAACATACTTCGCGCCACACTTTGACTTGGCACGATTTCGATTCGCACTCGCGAGCCGGGCTCGATCGGCAATGGATGATCGAGTTTGAGCAGGCCATTTTCGTAAACGGCTTCGGCGTGGATATTCATGATCGA encodes the following:
- a CDS encoding PIN domain-containing protein — translated: MSLALADIPPGDSVFVDANIFIYGLSAHPVYATACIEFLERIERQDVMGVTSSAVLAEVSHRLMTIEACEVYGWPVAGIAQRLRKSATEIKTLRKFADAVRMIPKLNIQIAPTGEQLVIRATELSQSHGLLTNDALIAATMNSLGIRCIATRDDDFDRLQTVLRFSP
- a CDS encoding antitoxin family protein — its product is MNIHAEAVYENGLLKLDHPLPIEPGSRVRIEIVPSQSVARSMLGLIHWTGTTESLDQIALDPEFGLPECH